The following proteins are co-located in the Komagataeibacter sp. FNDCF1 genome:
- a CDS encoding helix-turn-helix domain-containing protein produces the protein MSCDITGIAERLQAARKTKGLSQRELSELAGVPQAQISRIEAGAVDLRLSSLAALAHALDLELALVPRKAVAVVRSLSRDAISSNRKDVVAIQKEMQRISETMRGIQMSMPDLEGLQRLQKSISDLHRFRVSMLDLEEMKKLRHIIEQIGRPGKEMVSLNESLKIMRTIRNKASHDPLPDSGDTLSRPAYSLDEEDDDA, from the coding sequence ATGAGCTGCGACATAACAGGCATAGCAGAGCGATTGCAAGCGGCGCGCAAAACCAAGGGGTTAAGCCAACGCGAGTTGAGCGAGTTGGCTGGGGTGCCTCAAGCGCAGATTTCCCGGATCGAAGCAGGAGCTGTCGACCTACGCCTCTCAAGCTTGGCCGCGCTCGCTCATGCCCTTGATCTGGAGCTTGCTCTTGTTCCACGCAAGGCTGTGGCCGTCGTGCGTTCCCTAAGCCGCGATGCGATCAGCTCCAACCGCAAAGACGTCGTTGCAATCCAAAAGGAGATGCAGCGAATCAGTGAGACAATGCGCGGCATCCAAATGAGCATGCCAGACCTCGAAGGACTTCAGCGACTTCAGAAGTCTATCTCCGACTTGCACCGGTTCCGAGTATCGATGCTCGACCTCGAGGAAATGAAAAAACTGCGTCACATAATTGAGCAGATCGGTCGTCCAGGAAAAGAGATGGTCTCACTCAATGAAAGCCTCAAAATAATGCGAACGATCCGCAACAAGGCTTCACATGATCCGCTACCCGATAGCGGAGATACCCTATCACGTCCGGCCTACTCTCTTGATGAGGAGGACGATGATGCCTGA
- a CDS encoding type II toxin-antitoxin system HipA family toxin has product MMPDVSFLTVKLHGKPIGTLTHLGDERSIFTFNDAYIGNADRETLGLSFKDQYGELRNDFRPIKVKLMPFFSNLLPEGRLRSYLAEKAGVNETREFFLIQALGRDLPGAVTVEVAEDEARPLFDDLDDQVEVKGSNTHENALRFSLAGVQLKFSAVIDAAGGLTIPASGIGGGWIVKLPSREYHGVPENEFSMMTLARMAGINVPPIGLVDISGIKNLPDGIDQLGDKAFIIERFDRREDGTSIHIEDFAQVYGVYSEDKYKKASNRSIASVIAAESDHNDVAEFIRRLTFNTLIGNGDMHLKNWSLIYPDQRTAKLSPAYDFVSTIPYIPGDQSALNFSRTRRFDQFTKEELLHLAGKAALPRKLVLDTARETVGLFMDRWSSEKAHLPMSRHIVKVIDNHLKTLPIIGEATS; this is encoded by the coding sequence ATGATGCCTGATGTTTCCTTCCTGACCGTCAAACTCCATGGCAAACCGATCGGGACACTCACGCATCTTGGCGATGAACGATCAATCTTTACGTTCAATGACGCCTATATTGGTAACGCAGATAGAGAAACGCTCGGTTTGTCCTTCAAAGACCAGTATGGAGAGTTGCGGAACGACTTCAGGCCGATCAAGGTGAAGCTCATGCCGTTCTTCTCGAACCTGCTTCCTGAAGGTCGTCTCCGCAGCTATCTGGCAGAAAAGGCGGGCGTCAATGAGACGCGTGAGTTCTTCCTGATCCAAGCCCTCGGCCGCGACCTGCCCGGGGCTGTGACGGTCGAGGTCGCTGAAGATGAAGCACGGCCTTTGTTTGATGATCTCGATGATCAAGTCGAGGTTAAGGGCTCAAACACCCATGAAAACGCGCTCCGGTTTTCGCTTGCTGGGGTTCAGTTGAAATTTTCAGCCGTCATCGACGCTGCCGGTGGCCTGACCATTCCAGCAAGTGGGATCGGGGGCGGTTGGATCGTCAAGCTTCCCTCAAGAGAGTATCATGGCGTCCCTGAAAACGAATTCTCGATGATGACGCTTGCTCGCATGGCTGGCATCAATGTCCCACCTATCGGCTTGGTAGATATTAGCGGTATCAAAAACTTGCCGGACGGCATCGACCAGCTTGGAGACAAGGCTTTTATCATCGAGCGCTTTGATCGTCGCGAAGATGGCACATCCATCCATATCGAGGACTTTGCTCAGGTCTATGGGGTCTATTCCGAAGATAAGTACAAAAAAGCAAGCAACCGCAGCATCGCGTCGGTGATCGCGGCTGAGTCCGATCATAACGATGTTGCCGAGTTCATCCGTCGCCTGACTTTCAATACCCTCATCGGCAACGGGGATATGCATCTGAAAAATTGGTCACTCATCTACCCCGACCAGCGGACCGCCAAGCTCTCTCCTGCCTATGACTTCGTATCGACGATTCCCTACATTCCGGGCGATCAGTCGGCCTTGAATTTCAGTCGTACGCGACGGTTTGATCAATTCACGAAAGAGGAACTTCTTCACCTCGCCGGCAAGGCCGCGCTGCCGAGAAAGCTGGTCCTCGACACGGCACGTGAAACTGTCGGTCTCTTCATGGATCGATGGTCATCCGAGAAGGCGCATCTTCCGATGTCCCGTCATATAGTCAAGGTCATCGATAACCATCTAAAGACTCTGCCTATCATAGGCGAGGCGACCAGCTAA